The Schistocerca piceifrons isolate TAMUIC-IGC-003096 chromosome 5, iqSchPice1.1, whole genome shotgun sequence genome has a segment encoding these proteins:
- the LOC124798533 gene encoding pro-resilin-like isoform X1, translating into MAKNFLILTLAVASVLAEPPVSRQYLPPGGNGGISTQYGAPNGGANGFGRTNGLSTRYGAPNGNGFGGRNGISTQYGAPGANGFGRTSGGVSSLYGAPNGVFGGGNGLSNGFGRTNGALSTQYGVPNGGALNGGFGRSNGISTRYGAPNGNGFGRVNGASNGLGGRNGLSRQYGAPNGGANGFNGARTPSSVYGAPNGNGFGRMNGLSTRYGAPNGGAANGFGGGNGGLSTQYGAPNGGAGANGFGAPSPVYGVPGAAGYGQGGASQDDLSEPANYDFNYSVEDAQTGAEFGHEESRQDESAQGQYHVLLPDGRRQVVDYEADEGGYRPTINYEETGRGNGGYANGGYANGGNGGYPSSNGGYSNGNGGYANGNGGYSNGNGGYAKGNGGYSGANGGYANGSRNGNGNGGYPRGNGGYSNGNGPY; encoded by the exons ATGGCCAAG AATTTCCTGATTCTCACACTGGCTGTAGCCAGCGTGCTGGCAGAACCGCCAGTCAGCCGCCAGTACCTGCCTCCTGGAGGAAACGGCGGCATCTCTACCCAGTACGGTGCTCCAAACGGCGGTGCCAACGGGTTTGGCCGAACGAATGGCCTGTCGACCAGATATGGTGCTCCCAATGGGAACGGATTCGGTGGACGCAACGGAATTTCTACTCAGTATGGAGCTCCTGGTGCCAATGGATTTGGAAGAACTAGCGGAGGAGTCTCCTCCTTGTATGGGGCACCTAATGGAGTCTTTGGTGGAGGCAATGGCCTGTCTAACGGCTTTGGTAGAACAAATGGTGCTCTGTCCACCCAGTATGGAGTCCCTAATGGTGGTGCCCTGAACGGAGGTTTTGGGAGATCCAATGGCATTTCCACTCGGTATGGAGCTCCCAATGGAAATGGATTTGGAAGGGTTAATGGAGCGTCAAACGGACTCGGAGGCAGAAACGGTCTTTCGAGACAGTATGGCGCACCCAATGGAGGAGCAAACGGCTTCAACGGGGCTAGGACCCCTTCTTCTGTGTACGGCGCTCCCAACGGTAACGGTTTCGGAAGGATGAACGGCCTATCAACACGGTATGGCGCCCCGAACGGTGGAGCAGCGAACGGCTTCGGTGGAGGAAACGGCGGCCTGTCTACCCAGTACGGGGCCCCCAATGGAGGCGCAGGGGCCAATGGCTTCGGCGCTCCTTCTCCAGTGTACGGAGTCCCTGGTGCAGCTGGTTATGGCCAAGGAGGTGCCTCCCAGGACGATCTCTCT GAGCCAGCTAACTATGATTTCAACTACTCCGTGGAGGATGCGCAAACAGGTGCTGAGTTCGGCCACGAGGAGTCGCGACAGGACGAGAGTGCCCAGGGACAGTACCACGTGCTGCTGCCAGATGGCCGCAGGCAGGTGGTCGACTACGAGGCTGACGAAGGCGGCTACAGGCCGACCATCAACTACGAAGAGACGGGTCGTGGTAACGGAGGCTACGCCAACGGGGGTTACGCTAACGGTGGAAACGGTGGCTATCCCAGCAGCAACGGTGGCTACTCCAACGGCAACGGTGGCTACGCGAACGGCAACGGTGGCTACTCCAACGGCAACGGTGGCTACGCGAAAGGCAACGGTGGCTACTCTGGAGCTAATGGTGGCTATGCCAATGGCAGTCGCAACGGAAATGGGAATGGTGGATATCCGAGGGGCAATGGTGGCTACTCCAATGGAAATGGGCCTTATTAA
- the LOC124798533 gene encoding pro-resilin-like isoform X2 produces the protein MAKNFLILTLAVASVLAEPPVSRQYLPPGGNGGISTQYGAPNGGANGFGRTNGLSTRYGAPNGNGFGGRNGISTQYGAPGANGFGRTSGGVSSLYGAPNGVFGGGNGLSNGFGRTNGALSTQYGVPNGGALNGGFGRSNGISTRYGAPNGNGFGRVNGASNGLGGRNGLSRQYGAPNGGANGFNGARTPSSVYGAPNGNGFGRMNGLSTRYGAPNGGAANGFGGGNGGLSTQYGAPNGGAGANGFGAPSPVYGVPGAAGYGQGGASQDDLSEPANYDFNYSVEDAQTGAEFGHEESRQDESAQGQYHVLLPDGRRQVVDYEADEGGYRPTINYEETGRGNGGYANGGYANGGNGGYPSSNGGYSNGNGGYANGNGGYSGANGGYANGSRNGNGNGGYPRGNGGYSNGNGPY, from the exons ATGGCCAAG AATTTCCTGATTCTCACACTGGCTGTAGCCAGCGTGCTGGCAGAACCGCCAGTCAGCCGCCAGTACCTGCCTCCTGGAGGAAACGGCGGCATCTCTACCCAGTACGGTGCTCCAAACGGCGGTGCCAACGGGTTTGGCCGAACGAATGGCCTGTCGACCAGATATGGTGCTCCCAATGGGAACGGATTCGGTGGACGCAACGGAATTTCTACTCAGTATGGAGCTCCTGGTGCCAATGGATTTGGAAGAACTAGCGGAGGAGTCTCCTCCTTGTATGGGGCACCTAATGGAGTCTTTGGTGGAGGCAATGGCCTGTCTAACGGCTTTGGTAGAACAAATGGTGCTCTGTCCACCCAGTATGGAGTCCCTAATGGTGGTGCCCTGAACGGAGGTTTTGGGAGATCCAATGGCATTTCCACTCGGTATGGAGCTCCCAATGGAAATGGATTTGGAAGGGTTAATGGAGCGTCAAACGGACTCGGAGGCAGAAACGGTCTTTCGAGACAGTATGGCGCACCCAATGGAGGAGCAAACGGCTTCAACGGGGCTAGGACCCCTTCTTCTGTGTACGGCGCTCCCAACGGTAACGGTTTCGGAAGGATGAACGGCCTATCAACACGGTATGGCGCCCCGAACGGTGGAGCAGCGAACGGCTTCGGTGGAGGAAACGGCGGCCTGTCTACCCAGTACGGGGCCCCCAATGGAGGCGCAGGGGCCAATGGCTTCGGCGCTCCTTCTCCAGTGTACGGAGTCCCTGGTGCAGCTGGTTATGGCCAAGGAGGTGCCTCCCAGGACGATCTCTCT GAGCCAGCTAACTATGATTTCAACTACTCCGTGGAGGATGCGCAAACAGGTGCTGAGTTCGGCCACGAGGAGTCGCGACAGGACGAGAGTGCCCAGGGACAGTACCACGTGCTGCTGCCAGATGGCCGCAGGCAGGTGGTCGACTACGAGGCTGACGAAGGCGGCTACAGGCCGACCATCAACTACGAAGAGACGGGTCGTGGTAACGGAGGCTACGCCAACGGGGGTTACGCTAACGGTGGAAACGGTGGCTATCCCAGCAGCAACGGTGGCTACTCCAACGGCAACGGTGGCTACGCGAACG GCAACGGTGGCTACTCTGGAGCTAATGGTGGCTATGCCAATGGCAGTCGCAACGGAAATGGGAATGGTGGATATCCGAGGGGCAATGGTGGCTACTCCAATGGAAATGGGCCTTATTAA